The Verrucomicrobiota bacterium DNA window GGTCATTATTTCGCCGATGATTTGATCTCCGCTATCTAGACCGGGAAATATAACGGCTCCACCTAAGCCCAGCGTACCTGCAATGACGGTCAACATGATGCCCATAAACGGAAAGATAAACATCATTAGGGTCAGATAACGTTCTTCCTTCACGATCATAAAACGCTGGGCATTATGAGCCATAGGCGTTGCACCTAAAGAAATGAGTAGGGCCAGGCCGATAACATTGACGGGTGAATAGAGTCCCTGGGGACCCGGCAGACTAAGGAGGGAAGGGGTTGAGACACTGTCAACGTCCGCGATAAATTGATTCAAGTCGAAAGCCCAATAAATCCCAACAAAGACAACTGTTACCGCGATGCACCCTGCAATTGTGAGCATCGCTTGAATGACATCGGTTTTTATAATGTTAGACAATCCGCCGGACTCGGAATAAAAATAAATGACTACCAAGGCAAAAGCTGCGGTTGCGACATAAGGTAACCCAAGAGAGCTTTCCAGCATTCGGGCGAAGCCGGTTATCTGTGCCGCAAGGTAGGGAACCAGGCATGCGAGGGATACCACAATGAAGAATAGTTCAAGTGTTGGGGAATTGAACGGCTTTAGGTATAGCTGAATGGGAGATCTCGTGTTTGGAAACTCGCGCGACAATCTCCACATACGCTTGCCTATGGTTCCTGCGATCACTGCCAGAATGACATAGCCCAATGACGCGAATAAAAAATTTCCTACGCCGTGGATGTAGTAATAACCGGCTCCACCAATCAGCGCCGCCGCGCTAAAATAAGTTGCCCAGAACGTAAGAAGAGAGGGGAGGAATTTAACAGACTTGTTGGCCAAAAAGAACTCACCTAAATCCTTCGATGGCCTTTGGAATGATTTGAACGTTAAGTAAAGTA harbors:
- a CDS encoding sodium:solute symporter family protein yields the protein MTSFQLWASAFLLIYLGWLLYLTFKSFQRPSKDLGEFFLANKSVKFLPSLLTFWATYFSAAALIGGAGYYYIHGVGNFLFASLGYVILAVIAGTIGKRMWRLSREFPNTRSPIQLYLKPFNSPTLELFFIVVSLACLVPYLAAQITGFARMLESSLGLPYVATAAFALVVIYFYSESGGLSNIIKTDVIQAMLTIAGCIAVTVVFVGIYWAFDLNQFIADVDSVSTPSLLSLPGPQGLYSPVNVIGLALLISLGATPMAHNAQRFMIVKEERYLTLMMFIFPFMGIMLTVIAGTLGLGGAVIFPGLDSGDQIIGEIMTTVPAVLGALALVGVICATMSTADSILLSIGFIVSEQWYRKKEASHTGILKLNRWFTLSIAIFAFIASIKPELVSELAFNAFAGMLQLAPAMIAGLYFPKIGAKWAGASGLVGLIIVIASKLGWLDSLLPAGYPGYLAGFIAAAVVVGAALAANRISKVFNRS